Genomic segment of Sarcophilus harrisii chromosome 4, mSarHar1.11, whole genome shotgun sequence:
GTCATTATGCCATAATGgcaccctttttaaaaaatggttagaatttacattttaaaaaatagcatttccTCCCTGAACTACGTAGAAAAAAAGTCTTATGCATTTGCCTTTGTAAGTTACAACAGACAAAGAAATCTACTATTTTCCCCTGGACTTCTGAAGCCTGCTGAATTCCTCTTTTcagataaatgttatttttcGTGATCCTTGCAACAGACATTAATGAAGTTCCTATTGTAAATCTATAAAGAATTACCAAGTGAAGTGTGCGCTTTTTGTTTCAATGCAATAACTCAGTCCTATGCGATTGCCTGGGTTAATGATGAAAAAGTCAAATAGACTATCAGAGCTGATGGAAAAATCTATCACCAATCTGAAATTAAAATTCATCTGTGGTCAATAAGATTTAATATCCATGCAAGTGGCGCTGTAAAGAGTAAATGAATCAATGTCATCAATACATAATCAGTATGAAATATGATGTGAATAAAATTATGTGTGAGACTCATGCATTTCACTCTTTTCTCGACCAGTGTGGAATGAACAGTCTCTTAACTGAAGGTTGACAGTAATTGTTACAAATTAAGCACAGCGGTTATCAAAATGCACTCGCTTGCATAGCTGTAAGACTTATTAAGGAGATTAAAATAGATCTCAAACTATCCAGTTCTAAGGGTGCTGGACAACTGTTGATCAGAACATTTTCCTCTGAAATGCCTTCTAACGTGCCATGATTTGTACCCGTCTATAATTTACTCGTCTATAAGTACGGTCCAAAGGCTTTCAAGTTATGGATCAGAAAGAGAGATGCATAATCTTTAATGGTGCTATTAGTGGTGCAGAGAGCTTGGAGAGACTAAGAACTTTGTTTTaaatgtcataacttattcaaattTATGGGCCTACCAATCAACAGAAATGCTCTCCTCCGGTATTACAGTATGTTTTGTAAAACTgctattctaaaaataaatccaAAGCAAATTGGGGAAGGATGGCAGGTGTCTAGATTTCAACCATCAAACACAGGACTCTTTTCTTCATGACAAAGACATGTAGTCCCGTTAACAACCATAAAGGTTCTAATTTCCCTCCCAAGACTTCTGATGGCATTCTATTTCTGCATCTCAGAAGGATCCAAAGAGATCTAGTGATGAGTAAAATCACATGATGGGCTTGGTTTTGCACACCCCGGGGCTGCAAGGCAGCTGGGGCTAAAACCAAATCAGGATAAACAGATTTCACTAATCGGTCTCCCTCCACCTGAGAGTATTTGCATCTGGCCACCCTGCTTCGGAACAGCAGACTTGGACTCCCATCTGCATCTCTTACAAGggtgttgcaaaagaaaaagcaTAACCTACAAAACTCAAGGTTGGAAGAGGCAAGCTGTCCCACCTTGCTCTAAGAAAGCTCATTAGTAATTGTTGGGTATTCACCTTCTGGTCTGACAGTAGTGGATTGCTTTGAAGTGAATTCAAATGACCATTGATGAGAGCTGTAGGTCTATCATGTTCACAAAATAAACTGCCGTTGATGTAGTGAAACCGGTCTCCCGGGACCAGGCGATTCCGGCAGGTAGAGCACGTAAAACactggaaagaaaagataaaatccaTTGGAAACAGGTGTAAAAATTAAGTCTTTTGGTGTCGAATCCGGAGCAACCATTCAAGATGGGGGCATCTATCAAGTACAGAAAACACTTAcgtttgaaatttgttttttttttcccctaatacgCGATTCCCTGGGATATCGGCCCCAATACATGTGTATGTTGCGTGCCCACACATGTAATAATTACATGGGAACCACCTCCTATGGAAAACACCTTTATGTGGTCTACTCTTCTGAAAGGTTCTTTTGGTAGTCACAGTATATAGACACGAGCAGAATTTATACTAGGTGAGTACCCCCAGTTAGAAAGCAATGAAATAGAATAGTCAGAGGGAGGATGAGAGGGGAGCCAAGTGCTACCTTCAGATGATAAACGTTGCCTTGCGCCCGCATGACAAGCTCACTGGCAGGGATGGACTGTCCACAAGCGCTGCATGCCCCACTGTTCCCAAATAACCTGAAACAAAGGTGATGGTAACCATGAGTGTGTCTGCTCCGTCAAAgaactcccccccaccccatccttcCCTACTCTCCAGCCCCACCCTGCAGTTCTTTCTGAGGTTCAAGCCTCCCGAGTTCTGCAACTGATTTACATCAAACAGGAAACCCATTTTGGGGGAGGGGACTAACTTCTGCCCACCACACAGGAAGAGGAAGCACCGGATTTAATCAAAAATATTGACTTACACCTCTAGCAAATACAAAAGAATTCTGTACTACACACATTTTTATCAGATTACTGAgttcatcataaaaaaaaaaaaaaaaaaaaagatacaattcaTGACTGGAGTTTAAATGCATTGTGTCCTTGAAATTATATGAAGAACTCTTTTGTACTTTAATCATATCTTGAGATATGAGTCATCAAAAGGGTTAAGAGGATTTGATTGTATATCTAAGAAGACATCATGCTCAGTGTATTGAAACTCCAGTAAACCTCCATCAGGGAAGAGTTTCCATTAGAAACTCTCTGCTATCCAGGTTGATATATAATGTGTATGGGTTAACCTTTTCAATCATGGTGTCAACACTTAAGATTTGCCTCTGCTCATCTCTTTCATCCtaaccttctctctctcttgataATGAAATGCTTGCTCCAACTTCCCTCTATCTGCTCCTGAGTCCACAATTTAGATTACTTCATCTCTGCTAGCAACAAACTGAATGAAATTTCGATTTGAGCAGAAAGTAATTTACCGGGATCTGGACCCATTTGTCATCATATCTCTCTGGGTGTTTGCTGTATCACTGCAGTTTTCCTATGCAATCAAATGAGACCACAACATCTGccatggggggggagggggggagggagagggcgggagggggaagagggaaaagactgggggggggggtggtgaaGAGTACAAGGAAGTCGAGTGTAGTGAAAAAGAGATACATAATTTTCTAAATGTGTTTAAAGGCACAACACAAGATTTTAAATGAAGACTGAACTTCCACTTTCCAAGAGCATCCACAAgctagctttttatttcttttgatcttccttcttaaatatccatattaaaaaaaaaaaaaaaccaaatgattcTCTAGTTGAAGGTGAGGATCGGAAAAGTGGGCAGAGTCACAGAGCCACTTTCTGAATGGGGGTCACCAGGGTTTACAAAATAACATATAGGTgtcataataaatattaatatttgcaCTTCCTCCTTGTCCAAATAAAGTCATAAAATTCTGCTGGTGTCAAAACTCGAAGACGTGTTCCTATAGAATACCCCGTAATCTGAATGATTGCAGCATGCCTCtgtataaaaaaataattgctttgAGTTTTCAGAATCTGGTCTTGCAGAAGAGGCTTGTCATGTTCAAACTACTAATTTGCTGTCGCCACTTTATTGAAAATAGCCTGTAAGTTGTTATTAAATGTATCGACTGAACGACAGGGAGAGTAGTAAAACTGCCCCTTAAGATGGCTTTTAATAGGAAGACCGAGAAACAAATTTTGCAGCAGCATCGATTTGAAGAGTTCAATCAAAACTCCATTTCAAAACTAATTAGTCTGAGATCCACGACACATTGACACGTTCTTGCAGAATCAGGAATGGTTACAAAGGGAAGGCTAGAATAATACACTGGCAGGACCTCTAGCCAAAGGACAGCACTGGCAGGAAGCTCTGAGGCCACTGAGATGGTTGGGGTCTTTTACTGGACCACTTTAGGAGTATTGACGAAATCCcacggtttttttttttcccccctctttatttttttctttcccttccccacctaccttcccccaccctcccacccacccccaacaCTGGATTCTCTTAGGCTCTGGGTGTGACCACCAACAAAGTTTAGAGAACAGGGATGGCAGAAAAGAGTAACAGCATGGGGGGAAAGTATGGGCTATGGCCAGGTTTCTTCAATCCccaaaaaggaatggaaaagaacACGAGTTTAGACAACAACATAAAGTTGAAATCCTTTCAATGTGGCAGAATGTATGCCGGGGACTAAAGGAGATTGGGAGATGGGGAGTGGGGAAGTGATCGGAAAAACAGAACCGAGGGCCAAATAAGTCTCTGGTGATGAATATGAGCTCTCTAAGTATTTCGGAGAACAAGAGTCTGTAATTACGGCTGCCACCACCCCCAACAGGTTCACTCATACCACACCATCTTAAAAACACACTTTCCCAGCACCGATCTGATTGTGCTGCCTGAGTGttcatttatttaacaattcACCCTGAGTAAAGTCAGCTGCATGTCTTTGGCAGCTAAGTGTATTTTAATAATCCGTGCAGTCATATGTAATCCAAAAGCTTTTCAtacatcttattttccccagcACTGCCTCCATAACCTTTCAGAGAACAATCAACTCCACCCCATCCCCAACCACATGATGTACAAAAGAGTAGAAAATTATAGTTACAAAGTTTGGAAATTACTAAAATCTCCTCGTGGATAATGCATTATTTAGCAACATATTAAGGCGGTTGGAGATCGTTCCAGGCCCTTGTTTTAAGGAGGCCTCGGAGCCTTAAGCTTGAAGTCTCTAAACACACTGTACATTGTCTTCTCCCCCTTCACCCAGGATGAAGGCGACTGTTAGAAACtcgacttttttttttcctgaaaagtttttttttttttttttctgtgaggcTAGAGAGTTAATTATCTAACCAGGGGGACTGTCCAGGACAGTGTTTGATTTAAAAGGCTCGAGGCTTTAGGTGCTCAATTAAGTAGCTATCGGTCTCAGACTGGACTTTAATGGGCTCTTTTCTCTTTAACTCAGGCTACGGGGAGATATACCCCAGGTCAGGCTAATTAAAGCCAGGGGACTCTTTAATTGTGATGACAGAATCggtttcagtttcctttctttGGGTCCTCAGTCCAAGAAGGTCGTTAATATTTCAGCATTTGGGCAACGCAATCAATCACAAACATCAAGCGGTCCCttataaggaaaagaagaagctGGAGTAGAAGGGAAAaatcccccccccctccccatcctgcACTCTAAAGGTGGTTCGCTCTCATTTGAAGAACTCCCATGTAGCATGGGTCCCATTTGTCAGCTCTGCCCCCAACTCTCTCCCAATGACGTTAAAAGAGacgaagaggaggaaggaagggggggggggggagaaagataGTCCTATTTTTAGTTTGGTATCATATCTCAGCAGCATCTTGGAAATCTGATGACCAATAGCTGGGCTCATTTTCAACTATGTTACTACTTTAAGGAGCAAACATGTAATATTAAGAGATTCCTGGAGGTGTTTCCTAAGCCGAGAAGCATCGGGGGCCGCGTTTCCAAAGGGGGTGGCAAGCTACACGTTTCTACCTACAAGTAaatatcagaagagaaaaatgtacATCTCCAGCTACTGATCCAAAAAGCAATTGGTTTTCCTGCAAGTTCCTATATTTAATCTAAATTCTGCACTAGCTATATTAAAACGTAACAAAGAAATGCAACACAGAA
This window contains:
- the LMO4 gene encoding LIM domain transcription factor LMO4; the encoded protein is MVNPGSSSQPPPVTAGALSWKRCAGCGGKIADRFLLYAMDSYWHSRCLKCSCCQAQLGDIGTSCYTKSGMILCRNDYIRLFGNSGACSACGQSIPASELVMRAQGNVYHLKCFTCSTCRNRLVPGDRFHYINGSLFCEHDRPTALINGHLNSLQSNPLLSDQKVC